The sequence below is a genomic window from Streptosporangium lutulentum.
GGAGATCGCCCGTACCAAGGGCGTCGCCCGGTATCGGGCCGTCGACGCCGAAGACCGCTCCTGGGCACGGGCCCGGCGGCCCAAGCCGTGCCTACTGGCCCAGCGGCCGGCCCTGCAGTGGCTGGTTGCCGAGAAACTGGGCCAAGACTGCTCACCCGAGCAGATCGCCGGGTACCTGGCCAAGACCTACCAGCCGGGATCGGGGATGCGGGTGAGCCACGAGACGATCTACAAGTCGCTGTTCATTCAAGCCCGCGGCGTGCTGGCCAAGGAACTGACCAAGCACCTGCGCTCGGGCCGGCCCACCCGCCGCAACATCCACAACACCGTCACCGGGCAGTGGCGCTCCCAGATCATCGACGCCGTCTCCATCAGTCAGCGCCCGGCCGAGGCCGAGGACCGCGCGATCCCCGGCCACTGGGAGGGCGATCTACTGCTGGGCCAGGGGGTGACCCAGATCGCCACGCTGGTGGAACGCACGACCCGCTTCACCGTGCTGATCCAACTCGACGGCCGCGACATGCACACTGTCACCAAAGGCCTGGTCGCGACGATGACCCGGCTGCCCGAGCAGGTCCGCAGGTCGTTGACCTGGGATCGCGGCATGGAGTTGGCCGGGCATAAAGACCTCACCGCGGCGACCGGGCTGCAGGTCTACTTCGCTGATCCGCGCAGCCCCTGGCAGCGCGGTACGAACGAGAATACGAACCGGTTGCTGCGTCAGTACTTTCCCAAGGGCACCAGCATGGCCGATCTCACCCAAGACGACCTTGACCGGATCGCCTACAAGCTGAACACGCGGCCTCGCAAGACCCTTGAGTTCGACACTCCAGCCGATAGGCTCGCCCCGCTGTTGCGCTGATCTGTTGAGTGCACCGTGGCCCGCTTGAGGATGTCGACATCCTCGCGCAGTCGGCGGTTCTCGCGTCGCAGCGCGGTCAACTCTTTGGGCCGCCCCGGTGAAGTTGGAGGCTAGATCGCTTGGTTCTCGATCGCCAGGCCGCCGTCGGCGGTTGATCGGTGGAACGTCTCCTCGTACTCGGCCGGAGGAACGTTCCCGCAGTAAGAATGTAGCCTTTCAGAATTATACCAGGCAACCCATTCCATGGTGGAAATCGTCACATCCATGACGCCTTTCCAGCCGCCATGGAACTCGATTAGCTCCTTCTTGTAGAGACTGTTGAGCGACTCCGCAGCGGCATTGTCATACGAATCGCCTTTGCTGCCCACAGAACGAGCCGCACCGACCTGGTCGAGCCGTTCGGCGTAGCGGATAGAAGTATATTGAACGCCTCTATCGGAATGGTGAACAAGGTCATCGATGACGCCTCCACGCGCCCAGATCGCCATTTCCAGGGCGTCGAGTGCCAGATCGGTGCCCAGGTGGTCGGCGACCTGCCAGCCGACGATCCGACGGGAGTACAGGTCCTGGACGAACGCGGTGTACACCCAGCCGGAGGCGGTGGCGACATAGGTGATGTCCGCGACCCATCGCAGGTCCGGCCGGCCCGCGGTGAAGTTGCGTTCCAGCAGGTCACCGGGTCGATCGGCGCCGGGGACGGTGGTCCGGGGCCGTTTGCGCGACCAGGTCGCCCCGCACAGGCCCAGCTCGCGCATCAGCCGCTCGACCGTGCACCGGGCGACCGTGACGCCCTGGCGGTTGAGCTGCCCCACACCTTCCGCGCCCCATATAGGCCACGTCCCGGGCCGTTCCACACTTTCAGGATCTCCTTTTTCACCTCTTCGTCCCGGACCGCACGAGCCGACGGATTCGACTCCCGTTTCTTCGCCGCCCAGTACGTGGACGGCGCGAACTCCAGCACGGCACAGATCGGCTCCACACCGAACCGTTCGCGATGGGTATCGATGAACTCGACTAGCGCGGCAGTCTGGGATCGAGTTCCCGGGCGAAATACGCCGAGGCGGCCTTCAGGATCTCGTTCGCCCGCCGCAACTCGCGATTCTCACGCTCGAGTTCGGTGATCCGCTGGGCGTCAGAAGTCGATGTCCCCGGGCGCTTCCCGCCATCGACCTCGGCCTGGCGCACCCAGGTCCGTAGCGCCTCGCGGTGCACCCCGAGCTGGTCTGCGACCCGGGCCAGCACGCCCGCCCCCTCACCGGCCGCACGCAGCTCGAAAACCATACGGACAGCGCGTTCCCGCAGCTCAGGGGCATACTTCCTCGGTGGTGCCATAACTCCTCACCCTTCCAGGTATCGGAGCCTCCAACTAACTCGGGGTGGCCCACTTCGCGTTCACCACTGGTCAGCCCGTCCCGATCGCCGGTATCGACCTCGGCTTGGCGGATCCAGTCGCGGACCGCGGTCTCGGTCAGATCGAAGTCCTTGGCAACCTGGCCGATCGAACGGTCGCCTCGCTGGCACAACTCGACGATCTCGGTCTTGAACTCGCGGGTGAACGAACGGCGAGGGCGCGGTTTCTTCTTCCCCATGCTCTCCATCATGGACATCCTTCCGGGGATGAACCCCTGATCTCGGATGTCCGTCAAACCAGATCAAGCCCAGTCTCGCCGTGGCCCAGCGATGCAGACACACCCGCGCTACTGCTTTCGGTCGCTGGATCACCCTCGGTCGCCTGCGGGCGCGGGGTCTGTTCCAGCCGCAGGTTTTCTGCCCTTGTCGGGGGTGGGAAGGTTGCGTTTGCTGATGAGGATCAGCACGGCCGCCATGGTGACGGCGGCCAGTCCTGCAGAGCAGTAGAGCACGGCTGATGCCCCGGAGGCGATGGCGGTCGCCAGGGCATGCCCGACGGCTGTCCTGGTCTCCAGGGGCGTGAGTTCCATGATGCGTTGGATGTCGCCGTTCGCCGCGGCGGCGAGGACGGCATCGCGTGGCCCATCCGGAAGGGCCGAGTCGGTGGCGAGGGCACCGGCTATTCGAGTCTGGTAGACGAGGCCGAGGACGGCGGTGCCGATGCCGGCGCCGATCGACGCGAGGCTGGTGATCGTTCCGGCGACCATGCCGGCCCGGTCCTTGTCCGTGACGTTCATCGCGACGGCCATGACCGGTGCACCTGCGATGCCGCCGCCGATGCCCCAGATGAGGAGGGGGAGGGTCAGTAGCCACGGCTGGATCGTGGGGGTGAAGGCCAACGCCAGCAGAGCGGCGCCCACCGCTTTGCAGGCGTATCCGGTCGCGATGACGTAGCCGGAGGGGAACCGGCTCAGCAGTTTCCCGCCCAGCATGCCCGCCGCCATCTGAGCGAGGAATACGGGCATCAGCAGCAGACCGCTCTGCGTGGGGCTCAGGTGCAACGAAC
It includes:
- a CDS encoding IS30 family transposase codes for the protein MARMGRPGMSDAQKRELWDRWKAGESISQIARALHKPPGSVFTVVKSNGGYVPPLRRKRPGTLSFAEREEISRGLARGESMRSIARALGRPASTISREIARTKGVARYRAVDAEDRSWARARRPKPCLLAQRPALQWLVAEKLGQDCSPEQIAGYLAKTYQPGSGMRVSHETIYKSLFIQARGVLAKELTKHLRSGRPTRRNIHNTVTGQWRSQIIDAVSISQRPAEAEDRAIPGHWEGDLLLGQGVTQIATLVERTTRFTVLIQLDGRDMHTVTKGLVATMTRLPEQVRRSLTWDRGMELAGHKDLTAATGLQVYFADPRSPWQRGTNENTNRLLRQYFPKGTSMADLTQDDLDRIAYKLNTRPRKTLEFDTPADRLAPLLR